In Neoarius graeffei isolate fNeoGra1 chromosome 15, fNeoGra1.pri, whole genome shotgun sequence, a single genomic region encodes these proteins:
- the tcf3b gene encoding transcription factor 3b isoform X1 has product MNEQQGHRMAVETDKELSDLLDFSAMFAPPVANGKTRPTTLASSQFGGSGLDERSGSSPWAAGEQGSPSFTHGRSYSEGSHYSEHDGLSSPFLSSGIGGKNERGPYSSFGAQQGFLPSDIVMANADAMSPSGLKSGSQFYPTFSNNPRRRPPDGNIDNQPKKIRKPPGLPSSVYASTSGDEYPRDGAGYPGSKPGPVYPGSFYMQEGLHPSSDPWASSGPLGQSGYSAMLGNSPHISQPGSFTAINPQDRMKRQPLPLSPQNYPLHGADVNGFHSGSGAYNHTSSINGADSIMVSRSSATGSSGDEIGKALASIYPSDHNSNNFPSTPSTPVGSPQGIAGASQWPRSASQTALSPSYEGGLHTLQNKMEDHLEEAIHVLRSHAVGQGPGSSLGGAHSEVHSLLGAVPSSVHNGALGSLGQGFSGTGLALSNRHPAMGGSHHDDPACLPPSSSLLPTSHASGIPQPTGAPEGFTSLPGGVATHSSNSGDIKREDKEEDENSSIADKSEEEKKDPKVSRNRTRKEAFSLQVHSSVSDQGEDKDDEDDEDLPAEVKLEREKERRVANNARERLRVRDINEAFKELGRMCQLHLSTDKPQTKLLILHQAVNVILNLEQQVRERNLNPKAACLKRREEEKVSSVVGDSPMQLPGPHPALGGDGHSSVGHI; this is encoded by the exons ATGAACGAGCAGCAGGGCCACAGAATGGCGGTCGAAACAGATAAGGAACTCAGCGACCTCTTGGATTTTAGTGCG ATGTTTGCGCCCCCTGTGGCCAATGGGAAGACTCGACCAACCACACTTGCCAGCAGTCAGTTTGGTGGCTCAG GATTGGATGAGCGCAGCGGTTCCAGTCCGTGGGCTGCTGGGGAACAGGGCAGCCCTTCATTCACCCATGGACGG aGTTACAGCGAGGGCTCGCACTACAGTGAGCATGATGGACTTTCTTCCCCATTTCTCAGTTCCGGGATTGGTG GAAAGAATGAAAGGGGACCTTATTCTTCATTTGGTGCCCAG CAAGGGTTCCTGCCTTCAGACATCGTGATGGCCAATGCTGATGCCATGTCTCCCTCAGGCCTGAAGTCTGGCTCTCAGTTTTACCCCACGTTCTCCAACAACCCCCGGAGACGCCCACCAGATGGAAACATTG ACAACCAGCCAAAAAAGATTAGGAAGCCACCAGGACTGCCATCTTCT GTGTATGCCTCCACGTCCGGTGATGAGTATCCTCGAGACGGCGCTGGATATCCTGGCTCCAAACCAGGACCTGTGTACCCTGGTTCTTTTTATATGCAAG AGGGTCTGCACCCTTCCTCTGACCCCTGGGCATCTTCTGGGCCTCTGGGCCAGTCAGGATATTCGGCCATGCTGGGCAACTCTCCTCACATCAGCCAGCCAGGCTCTTTCACTGCCATCAATCCACAGGACAGGATG AAGCGCCAGCCGCTGCCTCTCTCCCCCCAAAACTACCCTCTCCATGGCGCTGATGTCAACGGCTTCCATTCAGGCTCGGGAGCCTACAACCACACGTCGTCCATTAATGGCGCAGACAGCATTATGG TCAGTAGAAGTTCAGCTACAGGAAGTTCAGGTGATGAGATTGGAAAAGCCCTAGCTTCG ATCTACCCTTCAGACCACAACAGCAACAATTTCCCCTCTACACCCTCCACGCCAGTCGGCTCCCCCCAGGGTATTGCAG GTGCTTCTCAGTGGCCAAGATCTGCGAGTCAGACAGCCCTCTCACCTAGTTATGAAGGTGGACTACATACACTT cagaataaaatggaggaCCATCTAGAGGAGGCCATCCATGTTTTGCGCAGTCATGCAGTGGGTCAGGGCCCAGGCTCAAGCCTTGGTGGAGCCCATTCAGAGGTTCACAGTCTGCTGGGTGCTGTGCCCTCATCTGTTCATAATGGAGCCCTGGGAAGCCTTGGCCAGGGCTTTTCTGGTACTGGGCTGGCTCTGAGCAACAGACATCCTGCTATG GGTGGAAGTCACCATGATGACCCTGCGTGCCTCCCTCCCAGCAGTAGCCTATTACCAACGTCCCATGCCTCAGGCATCCCACAGCCTACAGGAGCACCAGAGGGCTTCACTA GTTTGCCAGGAGGTGTAGCCACACACTCTTCAAATAGTGGTGACATTAAGCGGGAAGACAAAGAAGAGGATGAGAACTCCTCCATTGCAGATAAGTCTGAAGAGGAAAAGAAGGACCCCAAAGTGTCTCGCAACAGAACAAG AAAGGAGGCGTTTTCCCTCCAGGTCCATTCAAGTGTTTCAGACCAGGGAGAAGA TAAAGATGACGAGGATGATGAAGATCTGCCAGCCGAGGTGAAACTGGAACGAGAGAAAGAACGGCGTGTGGCCAACAACGCGCGTGAGAGATTGCGTGTGCGAGACATCAATGAGGCCTTTAAAGAACTGGGCCGCATGTGCCAACTGCACCTGAGCACGGACAAACCACAGACCAAACTACTCATCCTTCACCAGGCCGTCAACGTCATCCTCAATCTGGAGCAGCAAGTGCGGG AGCGCAATCTGAACCCGAAGGCAGCGTGTCTGAAACGACGGGAGGAAGAAAAGGTGTCTAGTGTGGTGGGTGACTCTCCAATGCAGCTGCCAGGACCTCACCCTGCTCTGGGAGGAGATGGACACAGTTCTGTTGGTCATATATGA
- the tcf3b gene encoding transcription factor 3b isoform X2 yields MNEQQGHRMAVETDKELSDLLDFSAMFAPPVANGKTRPTTLASSQFGGSGLDERSGSSPWAAGEQGSPSFTHGRSYSEGSHYSEHDGLSSPFLSSGIGGKNERGPYSSFGAQQGFLPSDIVMANADAMSPSGLKSGSQFYPTFSNNPRRRPPDGNIDNQPKKIRKPPGLPSSVYASTSGDEYPRDGAGYPGSKPGPVYPGSFYMQEGLHPSSDPWASSGPLGQSGYSAMLGNSPHISQPGSFTAINPQDRMKRQPLPLSPQNYPLHGADVNGFHSGSGAYNHTSSINGADSIMVSRSSATGSSGDEIGKALASIYPSDHNSNNFPSTPSTPVGSPQGIAGASQWPRSASQTALSPSYEGGLHTLNKMEDHLEEAIHVLRSHAVGQGPGSSLGGAHSEVHSLLGAVPSSVHNGALGSLGQGFSGTGLALSNRHPAMGGSHHDDPACLPPSSSLLPTSHASGIPQPTGAPEGFTSLPGGVATHSSNSGDIKREDKEEDENSSIADKSEEEKKDPKVSRNRTRKEAFSLQVHSSVSDQGEDKDDEDDEDLPAEVKLEREKERRVANNARERLRVRDINEAFKELGRMCQLHLSTDKPQTKLLILHQAVNVILNLEQQVRERNLNPKAACLKRREEEKVSSVVGDSPMQLPGPHPALGGDGHSSVGHI; encoded by the exons ATGAACGAGCAGCAGGGCCACAGAATGGCGGTCGAAACAGATAAGGAACTCAGCGACCTCTTGGATTTTAGTGCG ATGTTTGCGCCCCCTGTGGCCAATGGGAAGACTCGACCAACCACACTTGCCAGCAGTCAGTTTGGTGGCTCAG GATTGGATGAGCGCAGCGGTTCCAGTCCGTGGGCTGCTGGGGAACAGGGCAGCCCTTCATTCACCCATGGACGG aGTTACAGCGAGGGCTCGCACTACAGTGAGCATGATGGACTTTCTTCCCCATTTCTCAGTTCCGGGATTGGTG GAAAGAATGAAAGGGGACCTTATTCTTCATTTGGTGCCCAG CAAGGGTTCCTGCCTTCAGACATCGTGATGGCCAATGCTGATGCCATGTCTCCCTCAGGCCTGAAGTCTGGCTCTCAGTTTTACCCCACGTTCTCCAACAACCCCCGGAGACGCCCACCAGATGGAAACATTG ACAACCAGCCAAAAAAGATTAGGAAGCCACCAGGACTGCCATCTTCT GTGTATGCCTCCACGTCCGGTGATGAGTATCCTCGAGACGGCGCTGGATATCCTGGCTCCAAACCAGGACCTGTGTACCCTGGTTCTTTTTATATGCAAG AGGGTCTGCACCCTTCCTCTGACCCCTGGGCATCTTCTGGGCCTCTGGGCCAGTCAGGATATTCGGCCATGCTGGGCAACTCTCCTCACATCAGCCAGCCAGGCTCTTTCACTGCCATCAATCCACAGGACAGGATG AAGCGCCAGCCGCTGCCTCTCTCCCCCCAAAACTACCCTCTCCATGGCGCTGATGTCAACGGCTTCCATTCAGGCTCGGGAGCCTACAACCACACGTCGTCCATTAATGGCGCAGACAGCATTATGG TCAGTAGAAGTTCAGCTACAGGAAGTTCAGGTGATGAGATTGGAAAAGCCCTAGCTTCG ATCTACCCTTCAGACCACAACAGCAACAATTTCCCCTCTACACCCTCCACGCCAGTCGGCTCCCCCCAGGGTATTGCAG GTGCTTCTCAGTGGCCAAGATCTGCGAGTCAGACAGCCCTCTCACCTAGTTATGAAGGTGGACTACATACACTT aataaaatggaggaCCATCTAGAGGAGGCCATCCATGTTTTGCGCAGTCATGCAGTGGGTCAGGGCCCAGGCTCAAGCCTTGGTGGAGCCCATTCAGAGGTTCACAGTCTGCTGGGTGCTGTGCCCTCATCTGTTCATAATGGAGCCCTGGGAAGCCTTGGCCAGGGCTTTTCTGGTACTGGGCTGGCTCTGAGCAACAGACATCCTGCTATG GGTGGAAGTCACCATGATGACCCTGCGTGCCTCCCTCCCAGCAGTAGCCTATTACCAACGTCCCATGCCTCAGGCATCCCACAGCCTACAGGAGCACCAGAGGGCTTCACTA GTTTGCCAGGAGGTGTAGCCACACACTCTTCAAATAGTGGTGACATTAAGCGGGAAGACAAAGAAGAGGATGAGAACTCCTCCATTGCAGATAAGTCTGAAGAGGAAAAGAAGGACCCCAAAGTGTCTCGCAACAGAACAAG AAAGGAGGCGTTTTCCCTCCAGGTCCATTCAAGTGTTTCAGACCAGGGAGAAGA TAAAGATGACGAGGATGATGAAGATCTGCCAGCCGAGGTGAAACTGGAACGAGAGAAAGAACGGCGTGTGGCCAACAACGCGCGTGAGAGATTGCGTGTGCGAGACATCAATGAGGCCTTTAAAGAACTGGGCCGCATGTGCCAACTGCACCTGAGCACGGACAAACCACAGACCAAACTACTCATCCTTCACCAGGCCGTCAACGTCATCCTCAATCTGGAGCAGCAAGTGCGGG AGCGCAATCTGAACCCGAAGGCAGCGTGTCTGAAACGACGGGAGGAAGAAAAGGTGTCTAGTGTGGTGGGTGACTCTCCAATGCAGCTGCCAGGACCTCACCCTGCTCTGGGAGGAGATGGACACAGTTCTGTTGGTCATATATGA
- the tcf3b gene encoding transcription factor 3b isoform X3, translating into MFAPPVANGKTRPTTLASSQFGGSGLDERSGSSPWAAGEQGSPSFTHGRSYSEGSHYSEHDGLSSPFLSSGIGGKNERGPYSSFGAQQGFLPSDIVMANADAMSPSGLKSGSQFYPTFSNNPRRRPPDGNIDNQPKKIRKPPGLPSSVYASTSGDEYPRDGAGYPGSKPGPVYPGSFYMQEGLHPSSDPWASSGPLGQSGYSAMLGNSPHISQPGSFTAINPQDRMKRQPLPLSPQNYPLHGADVNGFHSGSGAYNHTSSINGADSIMVSRSSATGSSGDEIGKALASIYPSDHNSNNFPSTPSTPVGSPQGIAGASQWPRSASQTALSPSYEGGLHTLQNKMEDHLEEAIHVLRSHAVGQGPGSSLGGAHSEVHSLLGAVPSSVHNGALGSLGQGFSGTGLALSNRHPAMGGSHHDDPACLPPSSSLLPTSHASGIPQPTGAPEGFTSLPGGVATHSSNSGDIKREDKEEDENSSIADKSEEEKKDPKVSRNRTRKEAFSLQVHSSVSDQGEDKDDEDDEDLPAEVKLEREKERRVANNARERLRVRDINEAFKELGRMCQLHLSTDKPQTKLLILHQAVNVILNLEQQVRERNLNPKAACLKRREEEKVSSVVGDSPMQLPGPHPALGGDGHSSVGHI; encoded by the exons ATGTTTGCGCCCCCTGTGGCCAATGGGAAGACTCGACCAACCACACTTGCCAGCAGTCAGTTTGGTGGCTCAG GATTGGATGAGCGCAGCGGTTCCAGTCCGTGGGCTGCTGGGGAACAGGGCAGCCCTTCATTCACCCATGGACGG aGTTACAGCGAGGGCTCGCACTACAGTGAGCATGATGGACTTTCTTCCCCATTTCTCAGTTCCGGGATTGGTG GAAAGAATGAAAGGGGACCTTATTCTTCATTTGGTGCCCAG CAAGGGTTCCTGCCTTCAGACATCGTGATGGCCAATGCTGATGCCATGTCTCCCTCAGGCCTGAAGTCTGGCTCTCAGTTTTACCCCACGTTCTCCAACAACCCCCGGAGACGCCCACCAGATGGAAACATTG ACAACCAGCCAAAAAAGATTAGGAAGCCACCAGGACTGCCATCTTCT GTGTATGCCTCCACGTCCGGTGATGAGTATCCTCGAGACGGCGCTGGATATCCTGGCTCCAAACCAGGACCTGTGTACCCTGGTTCTTTTTATATGCAAG AGGGTCTGCACCCTTCCTCTGACCCCTGGGCATCTTCTGGGCCTCTGGGCCAGTCAGGATATTCGGCCATGCTGGGCAACTCTCCTCACATCAGCCAGCCAGGCTCTTTCACTGCCATCAATCCACAGGACAGGATG AAGCGCCAGCCGCTGCCTCTCTCCCCCCAAAACTACCCTCTCCATGGCGCTGATGTCAACGGCTTCCATTCAGGCTCGGGAGCCTACAACCACACGTCGTCCATTAATGGCGCAGACAGCATTATGG TCAGTAGAAGTTCAGCTACAGGAAGTTCAGGTGATGAGATTGGAAAAGCCCTAGCTTCG ATCTACCCTTCAGACCACAACAGCAACAATTTCCCCTCTACACCCTCCACGCCAGTCGGCTCCCCCCAGGGTATTGCAG GTGCTTCTCAGTGGCCAAGATCTGCGAGTCAGACAGCCCTCTCACCTAGTTATGAAGGTGGACTACATACACTT cagaataaaatggaggaCCATCTAGAGGAGGCCATCCATGTTTTGCGCAGTCATGCAGTGGGTCAGGGCCCAGGCTCAAGCCTTGGTGGAGCCCATTCAGAGGTTCACAGTCTGCTGGGTGCTGTGCCCTCATCTGTTCATAATGGAGCCCTGGGAAGCCTTGGCCAGGGCTTTTCTGGTACTGGGCTGGCTCTGAGCAACAGACATCCTGCTATG GGTGGAAGTCACCATGATGACCCTGCGTGCCTCCCTCCCAGCAGTAGCCTATTACCAACGTCCCATGCCTCAGGCATCCCACAGCCTACAGGAGCACCAGAGGGCTTCACTA GTTTGCCAGGAGGTGTAGCCACACACTCTTCAAATAGTGGTGACATTAAGCGGGAAGACAAAGAAGAGGATGAGAACTCCTCCATTGCAGATAAGTCTGAAGAGGAAAAGAAGGACCCCAAAGTGTCTCGCAACAGAACAAG AAAGGAGGCGTTTTCCCTCCAGGTCCATTCAAGTGTTTCAGACCAGGGAGAAGA TAAAGATGACGAGGATGATGAAGATCTGCCAGCCGAGGTGAAACTGGAACGAGAGAAAGAACGGCGTGTGGCCAACAACGCGCGTGAGAGATTGCGTGTGCGAGACATCAATGAGGCCTTTAAAGAACTGGGCCGCATGTGCCAACTGCACCTGAGCACGGACAAACCACAGACCAAACTACTCATCCTTCACCAGGCCGTCAACGTCATCCTCAATCTGGAGCAGCAAGTGCGGG AGCGCAATCTGAACCCGAAGGCAGCGTGTCTGAAACGACGGGAGGAAGAAAAGGTGTCTAGTGTGGTGGGTGACTCTCCAATGCAGCTGCCAGGACCTCACCCTGCTCTGGGAGGAGATGGACACAGTTCTGTTGGTCATATATGA